Proteins co-encoded in one Acinetobacter lwoffii genomic window:
- the nfuA gene encoding Fe-S biogenesis protein NfuA produces the protein MSTENSSTPVVGEIPNLLITPTAQEYLKDLLDKQNTPGIGVRVFVEHPGTPRAECCMAYSAPDEVVPTDYKQEYPDFPAFIDSPSIPYLLDAVIDYNKDRFGGQLTFRAPNSKVPRVGPDASVEERITYVLQSEINPGLAGHGGNCALVEVKEDPEKGLTAVLKFGGGCQGCSAIDITLKQGVETTLKQHVPELMHVVDETDHSQSEGAYMK, from the coding sequence ATGTCGACTGAGAACAGCAGCACTCCAGTTGTTGGTGAAATTCCCAACTTATTGATTACACCAACAGCACAAGAGTATTTAAAGGATTTACTGGATAAACAGAACACCCCGGGTATTGGTGTGCGTGTTTTTGTAGAACATCCGGGTACTCCTCGCGCTGAATGTTGCATGGCCTATAGTGCACCTGATGAAGTTGTACCGACAGATTATAAGCAGGAATATCCTGATTTCCCTGCTTTTATCGACTCGCCATCTATTCCGTATTTACTCGATGCCGTGATTGATTACAACAAAGACCGTTTTGGTGGTCAGTTGACTTTCCGTGCACCGAACTCCAAAGTGCCACGCGTGGGTCCAGATGCATCAGTAGAAGAGCGTATTACCTATGTATTGCAGTCTGAAATTAACCCGGGTCTAGCAGGCCATGGCGGTAACTGTGCACTGGTCGAAGTCAAAGAAGACCCTGAAAAAGGTTTAACCGCTGTACTTAAATTTGGTGGTGGTTGCCAGGGTTGTTCAGCGATTGATATCACTTTGAAACAAGGTGTTGAAACCACATTAAAACAACATGTACCAGAGTTAATGCATGTCGTTGATGAAACGGATCATAGTCAGTCTGAAGGTGCGTATATGAAATAA
- a CDS encoding rhomboid family intramembrane serine protease: MLDLPFNHTVTIILITCIVSFIAFSKETVMNRLIFWPPALQRGQYDRFISHGFIHADGTHLLFNMITLFFFGSVIESFYRQYLYDLGFILFYLGGLIAAIIPSYLTHKNNPRWASLGASGAVSAVLFAYILFEPWKLIFVFFIPVPAIIFAVLYVAYSIWSGKKGNSNINHSAHLWGAAYGVIMTIILEPRLIPHFLNKLMQVPF, translated from the coding sequence ATGCTTGATTTACCTTTTAATCACACCGTTACCATTATTCTGATCACCTGTATTGTGTCCTTTATTGCCTTCTCTAAAGAGACGGTGATGAATCGCCTGATTTTCTGGCCACCGGCACTGCAACGTGGACAATATGACCGCTTTATTAGCCATGGTTTTATTCACGCCGATGGAACTCACCTGCTATTCAATATGATTACCCTGTTCTTTTTTGGCAGTGTGATCGAGAGCTTTTATCGTCAGTATTTATATGATCTGGGTTTTATTCTGTTCTATCTGGGCGGTCTGATTGCAGCTATTATTCCAAGTTATCTGACCCATAAAAATAATCCGCGCTGGGCCAGCCTTGGTGCATCAGGTGCAGTTTCTGCGGTGCTGTTTGCCTATATTCTGTTTGAGCCGTGGAAGCTGATTTTTGTGTTCTTTATACCGGTTCCTGCAATTATTTTTGCCGTGCTCTATGTGGCTTATAGCATCTGGTCAGGCAAAAAAGGCAATAGCAACATTAATCATAGCGCGCATTTGTGGGGAGCAGCCTACGGCGTGATCATGACCATTATTCTGGAGCCACGCCTGATTCCGCATTTCCTGAATAAACTGATGCAGGTTCCGTTTTAA